The stretch of DNA GCGGGCTCAATCATTAAAAACGTGTCACCAAAGCGTTAACGCCAGTACGGTTCGTTCTGCATTGCACTACGACGTGAAAGCTCCATTGCCTGCACTAAACTCAGCTCTTTATTTTCAAGCCAATCACTAATATCAATATACGCCAGTTCACTAATCACCTTAAGCTGCCGATAAGCCGCTAAAGTTCTAATACCTAACGCAAGGTCTTGCCAAGGTGCCCTAAATTGATCACGTGATTTGTTTGAATAAAGCTGACCATATGCCACACCAACAAACATGCTGTTATCTAACGCCTTTGCGACAGCAAGATAGTCGCTACTGCTTAAATCATTATTTAATGGCATAACATCCAATATCTTTTGCCATGATTTTTCTTGTAGCTCATCGGCAAATTGCTTCAAACTGAGTGTTTTATCAATAACAACGTTGCCAACACTTATTTGCATCAACAGATCAACAAGATGTACTTGCAGTCGGCCATAACAAATATCGTCTAACAGCGCGTCGAAATGGGCAGAAATATTCAGTTGCTGCAATTTAGCATTGGCTATATCTACCAGGGCATCCGACATCGACAACTTAGCGATAAGGGCGCCGTTTTTCTCCACAATAGAAAATAGACTCAGCGACTCTTCGATAAAGTTAAGCCGACGCTCAATACAGCCAAAGTCTTCTTCAAAAGAGTCACCTAACAAGGTAAATTGCGCCAGCGTGCTTTTTAGCAACCGAATACAAGCTCTGAGTCGATAACAGAGCATTGGCAGTTCATGGGGGTTCTGCGCGACATCAAGGATCATCGCTTCTAGCTGCTGCCATCTTTCTAGCCCAACTTCGAGCAAGTTTATGGCGACTTGTTTTAAGTTTTGTTCAGGCTTTAATGCTATAAAATCGAGCACTTCCAAATTAAACGGACTTGCTTGAGCCGCTAACTGATAGCCTCTTTTTGCTTTACTCGCGTTGCCTAATCGAACCGGTACTTCTCTGCTAACAATACCTGCTAAAACAAGTAGGGCAGCAGTATCACCAGCAAGTAATTCAAACTCTAATTCACAGATGGGTTCAGAGCGGTCATCAACACAAATATGACCGATATCAAGCGCCACTTCGACCAAACTATCATCAACAAAAATATGCCATTTTTGTCGTTCAAAATCAGTATTGAACAAACAACGCAACTGTAACTGCACTTGTTCAAGATCTGCGCCTTGTGGCCAAATTTTACTCGGGAATAAATTTAATTTTGGAAAATCGTGATCTATATCGACATTAAATTCAGGCCGAGAGTGGATCCCACCGACAACCTGTCCAGCAGTCTTAATAGTTTGCTCTCGGTGAGTATTTATCCCGCGAACCCGCAATCCCATGTCCCAATGACGCAAAGTAAGGTCAGGGGTTTCAAAATACCCATTAGTTAACTTTTCGCTGCCTTTACTATCGGAATTAGGAATGCTATCCAACAGGTTTATAAGGGTTTTTCTTTTATTTTCATTAAAGAAAAGTTTGAGTTCTATCTCTGCTTCCATCTGTGTACTATTCGCCTTGTAATCAAAATTTAATCAATCTGTCATTAATTCGACACAGTGTAATATTTTTGTAATAAAAACGCCGTAGGATTCGCTTTGCAGTTAAGATATAACTCGTTAGAATAAAAAACTGTTTAGTTAATTACAAAAACACAGTTTTCTTACGCGGCCGCTTGGGTTAACATGCGCCCGCTTTTTCCAATAGTGGAATAACCTAAATAGGTAAACGGCAATGCCAGTAAACTCTATTTTGGGCGTGTTTGCAAAATCGCCAATTAAGCCTCTCCAAGAGCATATAGACAAAGTATACGACTGCGCGTCATTACTTGTCCCATTTTTCGAAGCTACAGCCTCAGGTGACTGGGACAAAGCTGTTCAACTGCGTCAGCAAATAAGCTTGACCGAGCAAGAAGCAGATTCACTAAAACGTGAAATCCGCTTAACTCTGCCAGGTGGTTTGTTTATGCCCGTTGAGCGTACTGACTTACTGGAGCTACTCACCCAGCAAGATAAGATCGCTAACAAAGCGAAAGACATTTCCGGTCGAGTTATTGGCCGAGAGCTCGTCATCCCTCATGCAATCCAAGAATCCTTCATTGCTTATTTACAACGCTGTCTTGATGCAGTTGCGTTATCAAAGCAAGCAATTAACGAACTCGACGACCTACTAGAAACTGGTTTTAGAGGCCGTGAAGTGGATCTTGTGGCAAAAATGATCAGTGAACTTGACTCTATCGAAGATGACACTGATGTTTTACAAATTAAGATACGTAGACAACTTTTGGCTATCGAATCTGATTTTAACCCTGTAGATGTAATGTTCCTCTACAAGATAATTGAGTGGGTTGGTGACTTGGCAGATCTTGCCGAACGAGTCGGTTCCCGCCTAGAGCTGATGTTAGCTCGCGTCTAATCAAAAGATTATCAAGGTAATAACATGGTTGATGTATTAGTCACCAACGGCCCATGGCTTATTGGCATGGCAGCTCTATTTGGTTTTTTAATGGCTTGGGGTATTGGCGCAAATGATGTAGCCAATGCAATGGGAACCTCTGTAGGTTCCAATGCGATTACAATTAAACAAGCGATTATTATCGCTATGATTTTTGAGTTTGCAGGTGCGTATTTAGCCGGTGGCGAAGTCACCAGTACAATCCGCAAAGGCATTATTGACTCAACTTTCTTTATTGAACAACCTGAGCTTCTGGTATACGGCATGATAGCGTCTTTGCTAGCCGCTGGTATCTGGCTTATCGCTGCTTCAGCACTTGGTTGGCCAGTTTCGACCACTCACTCTATTATCGGCGCCATTGTTGGTTTCGCTGCAGTAGGCGTAAGTGCAGATGCGGTTGAATGGGGCAAAGTAGGTGGTATTGTAGGTTCTTGGGTTGTCACGCCGGCAATATCGGGCTTTATCGCCTTTATGATATTCCAAAGTGTCCAAAAGCTTATCTTTAATACCTCTAATCCACTTGAAAATGCTAAACGTTATGTTCCTTTCTATATGGCTCTTGCTGGTTTTGTAATGGCACTTGTCACCATCAAGAAAGGTCTTAAACATATTGGCTTGCACTTTGACAACCTAGAAGCTTATTCGTTAGCGCTCGCTATTGCAGCACTTGTAGGAATTGGTGGCATGATCGCTATCAAACGCCTAAAAATGGATAATAAAGCAGATCGTCAAACCCAGTTTGGTAACGTTGAAAAAGTCTTCGCTATCTTAATGGTTGTCACCGCATGTTGTATGGCATTTGCGCATGGCTCAAATGATGTTGCTAACGCTATTGGCCCACTAGCGGCGGTTGTTTCAATCGTTAACAGTGGTGGCGAGATCAGCAGTAATGCCGCTCTTGTTTGGTGGATTCTGCCATTGGGTGCAGTGGGTATTGTCTTAGGACTTGCTATCTTTGGTAAGCGTGTAATGCAAACCATTGGTAAGAATATTACTCACCTGACGCCAAGTCGTGGTTTTGCGGCAGAGCTTGCAGCAGCATCGACGGTGGTTATTGCATCGGGTACTGGTCTACCAATCTCAACGACACAAACCCTAGTGGGTGCGGTGTTAGGTGTCGGCATGGCTCGTGGTATCGCTGCAATCAATATTGGCGTAGTGCGTAATATTGTTGTGTCTTGGGTGGTAACCCTACCCGCTGGTGCCGCGCTATCAATCATGATCTTCTTCATGATTAAAGGTATTTTTAGCTAAATACTGAGCTTTATCGCACCAAAAAGTACTGCGATTCCTTAAGGGAGTTTGATAATATTTGTATCAAGCTCCCTTTTTGCGTTTTATCTCCCTTAATGCCACTTGCATTAAGTCCTCTAAATCCATAGCATGTTGGCTAAATTTCATTGATGAGAATAGATTGGTGTTAAAAATTCTAACTATTGTGGGAGCGTTATTACTTTCCCCCTCTTTATTTGCGGCAAACCAAACAAGTTACATCTCTGATGATGTTTTTATCTATCTCCATGGCGGACCGGGTACCCAGTTTCGGATATTGGGCAGCGTAGAAGCGGGTCAGAAGATAACTTTATTAGGTGAAACTCAAGGTGACTACAGCAAGATAATCGATCATAAGGATCGTGAAGGCTGGGTTCAAACTAAGCTACTCAGCTCAGCTGTAAGCTTGCGTGAACAATTACCGGCGGTGCAAGCAGAGCTAGCGCAAACTAAAGCTGACTTAACCAACGCACTCACGACAACAGATTCGAGTGTACAAGAGTTGAGCCAGATTAAGACGCAATTAGCTCAAGCACAAAAAGCACTTGCAAGTGCTAGCCAAGAGCGCGATAGCGCTCAGGTAAAACTGGCAAGTATGCAAAGTAATGAGCGTTTTGAAATGTGGCAACAAGGTGGCTTTATCGCCGCTGGCGGCCTGTTATTGGGCATTATTTTAGTTTACTTACCACGACCACAGCGTAAACCTAAAAATCACTGGTAAATAGTAACCTGTTATTTTTAGTTCTTTAGCCAGTGTTTTTAAACGCTGGCTTTTTATTTTCTAGCCTTCCCCCCTTACCCAGTGGGGCCTAGCACACGCCCCACCACCCCCAAGTCAAACAAAGATCACATTCCTTCACGCAAAGGTGTTCCTTATCACATTTTACAGGTACAATCACCCGCGCGGAGGCCTTAGATTGTATACAAAAAGATAACAACAAAGATCTTGTCGCATTAAACATCCCTGCAATATACCTTCGGCCAAGATGGAAGTTATTAATATGTTCAAAGCGAGTGAAGTACTAGCTGGTCGTTATGACTCAGCCGATCTCAACGAACTGTTCAAAGCGATCAGCAATAATTATATTGTTGATGAAGAACTATATTTATCAGAATTGATAAAACTGGTTCCGTCCAGCAAAGAAGAGATCGATCGTGTGACAAATCGTGCATACGAATTAGTGAATAAAGTACGTCAATACGACAAGAAAGGCCTTATGGTCGGTATTGACGCATTTTTACAGCAATATAGCTTAGAAACACAAGAGGGCATTATTTTAATGTGCCTTGCTGAAGCCTTATTGCGAATTCCTGATGCAGCAACCGCTGACGCCCTGATTGAAGACAAACTCTCTGGCGCTCAATGGGATGAACATCTGAGCAAGAGTAACTCACTCTTGGTCAACGCCTCAACTTGGGGGTTGATGCTTACCGGTAAAATCGTCAAACTCGACAAACAAGTCAACGGTAAACCAAGTAAGTTACTTAACCGCTTAGTCAATAAGATGGGTGAACCTGTTATCCGCCAAGCCATGCTTGGGGCGATGAAAATAATGGGTAAACAATTTGTACTTGGTCGCAACGTAAAAGAGGCGCTCAAAAATAGTGTCGACAAACGTAAGCTTGGTTATACCCATAGCTACGATATGTTAGGTGAAGCAGCTTTAACTAAAAAAGATGCGCAAAAATATTTCGATGAGTACTCTAGTGCTATCGCAACGATCGGCGGGCTAGAGTATGACGAAAGTAAATCTCCTCGCCCAACGATCTCAATTAAACTCTCAGCGCTACATCCTCGTTACGAGGTTGCCAACGAAGATAGAGTCTTAACAGAGCTATATGACACGCTGATATTACTTATCAAGCAAGCTCGCTCTCTTAGAGTCGGCATCTCTATTGATGCAGAAGAGATGGATCGCCTTGAGCTTTCATTAAAACTATTCCAACGCCTTTATAATTCAGACGCAGCCAAAGGCTGGGGTCTACTGGGTATTGTCGTTCAAGCTTATTCTAAGCGTGCGCTGCCAGTATTGTGCTGGTTAACTCGTCTGTCCAAAGATCAAGGCGATGAAATTCCACTACGTTTAGTTAAAGGCGCCTACTGGGATAGCGAGCTTAAATGGTCGCAGGAAAATGGTGAAGCGGGTTACCCTCTTTATACCCGCAAAGCGAGTACCGACGTGTCATATCTTGCCTGTGCAAGATACTTGTTGTCTGATGCCACACGCGGCGCTATCTACCCACAGTTTGCCAGTCATAACGCCCAAACGGTTGCTTCAATAACCGATATGGCAGGTGACCGAAATTATGAATTCCAACGCTTACATGGCATGGGCGAAGAGCTTTACGACACTCTGTTAGCAGAACGTGGCGTTAAGACGGTCCGTATCTATGCGCCAGTGGGTGCCCATAAAGACCTACTGCCTTATTTAGTGCGCCGCTTGCTTGAGAATGGCGCAAATACGTCGTTTGTACATAAACTTGTCGATCCTAAAACGCCGATTGAGTCACTGGTGATACATCCACTGTCGACGCTAAAGGGCTACAAAACGCTAGCTAACAACAGAATTGCTTTACCTGCCAACATATTCGGTACTGAGCGTCAAAACTCGAAAGGCCTCAACCTGAACATAATGTCAGAATCGACTCCTTTTTTGGCGGCAATAGAAAAGTATAAAAACCACACTTGGTCTGCTGGTCCATTAGTCAACGGCGAAACCTTAAGTGGTGACATTAAAGAAATTGTTAGCCCATTTGACACCTCTAAGGTAGTTGGTAAGGTTGCCTTCGCTAACAAGCATGCTATTGAACAAGCCCTTGCCGGCGCTGCGGCTTCATTTCCAAGCTGGTGTTCTACCCCTGTCGAGGTGCGAGCCAGTGCACTGCAGAAGCTTGCCGACCTAATTGAAGATAACCGTGAAGAGCTGATTGCACTTTGTACCCGTGAAGCGGGTAAGAGTATTCAAGACGGTATCGATGAAGTGCGTGAAGCCGTTGATTTCTGTCGTTACTATGCAGTGCAAGCAAAGAGAATGATGGCTCAACCCGAGCGACTTCCTGGCCCAACGGGCGAGATTAACGAGTTATTCCTTCAGGGCCGCGGGATCTTTGTCTGTATTAGTCCATGGAACTTCCCATTGGCAATCTTCATAGGCCAAGCAGCAGCAGCGCTAGCGG from Shewanella sp. Choline-02u-19 encodes:
- a CDS encoding CYTH domain-containing protein; protein product: MEAEIELKLFFNENKRKTLINLLDSIPNSDSKGSEKLTNGYFETPDLTLRHWDMGLRVRGINTHREQTIKTAGQVVGGIHSRPEFNVDIDHDFPKLNLFPSKIWPQGADLEQVQLQLRCLFNTDFERQKWHIFVDDSLVEVALDIGHICVDDRSEPICELEFELLAGDTAALLVLAGIVSREVPVRLGNASKAKRGYQLAAQASPFNLEVLDFIALKPEQNLKQVAINLLEVGLERWQQLEAMILDVAQNPHELPMLCYRLRACIRLLKSTLAQFTLLGDSFEEDFGCIERRLNFIEESLSLFSIVEKNGALIAKLSMSDALVDIANAKLQQLNISAHFDALLDDICYGRLQVHLVDLLMQISVGNVVIDKTLSLKQFADELQEKSWQKILDVMPLNNDLSSSDYLAVAKALDNSMFVGVAYGQLYSNKSRDQFRAPWQDLALGIRTLAAYRQLKVISELAYIDISDWLENKELSLVQAMELSRRSAMQNEPYWR
- a CDS encoding TIGR00153 family protein encodes the protein MPVNSILGVFAKSPIKPLQEHIDKVYDCASLLVPFFEATASGDWDKAVQLRQQISLTEQEADSLKREIRLTLPGGLFMPVERTDLLELLTQQDKIANKAKDISGRVIGRELVIPHAIQESFIAYLQRCLDAVALSKQAINELDDLLETGFRGREVDLVAKMISELDSIEDDTDVLQIKIRRQLLAIESDFNPVDVMFLYKIIEWVGDLADLAERVGSRLELMLARV
- a CDS encoding inorganic phosphate transporter; translation: MVDVLVTNGPWLIGMAALFGFLMAWGIGANDVANAMGTSVGSNAITIKQAIIIAMIFEFAGAYLAGGEVTSTIRKGIIDSTFFIEQPELLVYGMIASLLAAGIWLIAASALGWPVSTTHSIIGAIVGFAAVGVSADAVEWGKVGGIVGSWVVTPAISGFIAFMIFQSVQKLIFNTSNPLENAKRYVPFYMALAGFVMALVTIKKGLKHIGLHFDNLEAYSLALAIAALVGIGGMIAIKRLKMDNKADRQTQFGNVEKVFAILMVVTACCMAFAHGSNDVANAIGPLAAVVSIVNSGGEISSNAALVWWILPLGAVGIVLGLAIFGKRVMQTIGKNITHLTPSRGFAAELAAASTVVIASGTGLPISTTQTLVGAVLGVGMARGIAAINIGVVRNIVVSWVVTLPAGAALSIMIFFMIKGIFS
- a CDS encoding TIGR04211 family SH3 domain-containing protein — protein: MLKILTIVGALLLSPSLFAANQTSYISDDVFIYLHGGPGTQFRILGSVEAGQKITLLGETQGDYSKIIDHKDREGWVQTKLLSSAVSLREQLPAVQAELAQTKADLTNALTTTDSSVQELSQIKTQLAQAQKALASASQERDSAQVKLASMQSNERFEMWQQGGFIAAGGLLLGIILVYLPRPQRKPKNHW
- the putA gene encoding bifunctional proline dehydrogenase/L-glutamate gamma-semialdehyde dehydrogenase PutA; this encodes MEVINMFKASEVLAGRYDSADLNELFKAISNNYIVDEELYLSELIKLVPSSKEEIDRVTNRAYELVNKVRQYDKKGLMVGIDAFLQQYSLETQEGIILMCLAEALLRIPDAATADALIEDKLSGAQWDEHLSKSNSLLVNASTWGLMLTGKIVKLDKQVNGKPSKLLNRLVNKMGEPVIRQAMLGAMKIMGKQFVLGRNVKEALKNSVDKRKLGYTHSYDMLGEAALTKKDAQKYFDEYSSAIATIGGLEYDESKSPRPTISIKLSALHPRYEVANEDRVLTELYDTLILLIKQARSLRVGISIDAEEMDRLELSLKLFQRLYNSDAAKGWGLLGIVVQAYSKRALPVLCWLTRLSKDQGDEIPLRLVKGAYWDSELKWSQENGEAGYPLYTRKASTDVSYLACARYLLSDATRGAIYPQFASHNAQTVASITDMAGDRNYEFQRLHGMGEELYDTLLAERGVKTVRIYAPVGAHKDLLPYLVRRLLENGANTSFVHKLVDPKTPIESLVIHPLSTLKGYKTLANNRIALPANIFGTERQNSKGLNLNIMSESTPFLAAIEKYKNHTWSAGPLVNGETLSGDIKEIVSPFDTSKVVGKVAFANKHAIEQALAGAAASFPSWCSTPVEVRASALQKLADLIEDNREELIALCTREAGKSIQDGIDEVREAVDFCRYYAVQAKRMMAQPERLPGPTGEINELFLQGRGIFVCISPWNFPLAIFIGQAAAALAAGNTVVAKPAEQTSIVGYRAVQLAHEAGIPKDVLQFLPGTGATVGSAITSDDRIGGVCFTGSTGTAKLINRTLAMREGAIIPLIAETGGQNAMVVDSTSQPEQVVNDIVSASFTSAGQRCSALRVLFLQADVADRVLDVMKGAMEELTIGDPSSVKTDVGPVIDATSAANLNAHIDHIKQVGTLIKQMELPAGTENGYFVAPTAIEIASIKQLDKEHFGPILHVIRYKASELNKVIDEINSTGFGLTLGIHSRNEGHALELAGKVNVGNVYINRNQIGAVVGVQPFGGQGLSGTGPKAGGPHYLTRFITEKTRTNNITAIGGNATLLSLGDSDD